In Desulfomonile tiedjei DSM 6799, a genomic segment contains:
- a CDS encoding IS110 family transposase produces the protein MPSRNQNNTTISVVHEISCGLDVHKNSVSACLLYSDSSGTEQSEMREFQTFTDDLIKLKEWLLERECPVIAMESTGPYWTPVHNVLEDSVKVILVNARHMRNVPGHKTDISDSRWLAGLLRHGLLKAAFIPPKHQRQWRDLTRMRRNYKEDLGDFQRRVHKLFQQSNIKIDSVVSDLFGATGRNLMKLLISGDNSPTISEVENCLRGSLQDKAAELHRSVQGFFEAHHRFLLSLLLNTIENLETQISILESRIKEVMRDAQEAIRRLEEIPGVGAVSSHAILAEIGPTLTEFPTAHALASWCGLSPGNNQSGGKRFSGKSPVKKNHLKTIMVEVAWPAIKARGSYYRAKYYALKARLGAKKAIIAVAHKILKTIYHVLKYGVHFKDLGETYLLERNREAKIKYLTWQASLIGYELVPLDQPAATAQAPIFT, from the coding sequence ATGCCCTCAAGAAACCAGAATAACACTACCATATCAGTCGTGCACGAGATATCGTGCGGATTGGACGTCCACAAAAATTCCGTGTCAGCGTGTCTGTTGTATTCAGACAGTTCCGGTACAGAGCAATCCGAAATGCGTGAGTTCCAAACATTCACAGATGACCTTATCAAACTCAAGGAATGGCTCCTGGAACGAGAGTGTCCTGTAATTGCGATGGAGAGTACAGGACCATATTGGACTCCTGTTCATAACGTCCTTGAAGATTCCGTCAAGGTTATCTTGGTGAATGCCCGACACATGAGAAATGTTCCAGGCCATAAGACCGACATCAGCGACAGCAGATGGCTAGCCGGACTCTTGCGTCACGGCCTGCTCAAGGCCGCCTTTATTCCTCCGAAACATCAAAGACAGTGGCGTGATTTGACCCGAATGAGAAGAAACTACAAAGAAGACCTCGGGGATTTCCAACGCCGCGTTCACAAGCTCTTTCAACAGTCAAACATTAAAATCGATTCCGTGGTATCCGACCTGTTCGGCGCAACGGGCCGCAACCTCATGAAACTCTTAATCTCAGGCGACAATTCCCCTACGATTTCCGAGGTTGAAAATTGTCTGAGAGGATCGCTGCAAGACAAGGCAGCGGAGCTCCATCGCTCTGTCCAAGGCTTCTTCGAGGCCCATCACCGGTTCCTGTTGTCTCTTTTGCTCAACACGATCGAAAACCTAGAGACCCAAATCTCTATCCTTGAATCCCGTATCAAGGAAGTAATGAGAGACGCTCAGGAAGCGATCCGGCGGCTCGAAGAGATTCCCGGTGTAGGCGCGGTTTCCTCCCATGCCATATTGGCCGAGATAGGCCCAACCCTGACTGAGTTCCCCACCGCCCATGCCCTCGCTTCCTGGTGTGGCCTCTCTCCCGGAAACAACCAAAGCGGTGGCAAGCGATTCAGTGGCAAGAGCCCTGTCAAAAAGAACCACCTAAAAACCATCATGGTTGAAGTAGCCTGGCCGGCAATCAAGGCACGAGGATCCTACTACCGGGCCAAATATTACGCCCTGAAAGCGCGCTTGGGGGCCAAAAAGGCCATAATCGCAGTAGCCCACAAAATCCTTAAAACCATTTACCATGTACTCAAATACGGAGTACATTTCAAAGATCTCGGAGAGACTTACCTGCTCGAAAGAAACCGAGAGGCCAAGATAAAATACCTTACCTGGCAAGCGTCTCTCATTGGGTACGAACTCGTACCCCTGGATCAACCGGCAGCAACAGCCCAAGCACCTATATTCACTTAG